One region of Armatimonadota bacterium genomic DNA includes:
- a CDS encoding YciI family protein, whose protein sequence is MKRDILCHDRLSISRSEVNAMFVIYGSYIKPIEEVERVLPSHLAYLDKLNEEGILICSGPMKPRTGGVIIFDLDSRDKIDEILKNDPFYIKRIVDYTIIEFTPTKAAADLGRLKKLS, encoded by the coding sequence GTGAAACGTGATATACTTTGCCATGATAGACTGAGTATATCCCGGTCCGAGGTGAATGCGATGTTCGTAATATACGGCTCATACATAAAACCAATTGAAGAAGTCGAGCGCGTTTTACCTTCGCACCTGGCATATTTAGACAAGCTTAACGAAGAAGGCATTCTCATCTGTTCGGGTCCGATGAAACCGCGGACCGGCGGAGTCATAATATTCGATCTGGATTCGAGAGACAAGATAGATGAGATACTTAAAAATGATCCGTTCTATATTAAGCGCATCGTAGACTATACGATAATCGAGTTTACTCCCACAAAGGCTGCTGCCGATCTCGGCCGACTCAAAAAACTAAGTTAG